One segment of Amycolatopsis alba DSM 44262 DNA contains the following:
- a CDS encoding carbohydrate ABC transporter permease gives MSVTDVEAPARRPAKPVRKPPRKPRPAPGSKRFSPLRVVGSTIVWLFTAGNILVLYWLLTASFKTPVEIFTKPFALPYQWFNVGKPFRNFIYAWNNAGFGDAVLTTVVLVGLATVVTVVVSAPCAYALTRLGVRGAGPMTNVVAIGMGVPFQTVIIPLFVVLSKVHMDNEYGLFVLYVALSIPFTVFLMTGFFRSLPDELEEAAALDGASPMRTFFSVMLPLTRGGMITALTLNAIGLWNETLLAIVFLKDQAHFTLSRALFTFYGAASYQSEYGGLIAGVAIVVLPMLVLYLVLARRIITGLTLGAGK, from the coding sequence ATGTCCGTCACCGACGTCGAGGCGCCCGCGCGGCGACCGGCGAAACCGGTGCGCAAGCCGCCGCGGAAACCGCGTCCGGCACCGGGCTCGAAACGGTTCAGTCCGTTGCGCGTCGTGGGCTCCACGATCGTGTGGCTGTTCACCGCGGGCAACATCCTGGTGCTGTACTGGCTGCTCACGGCGTCGTTCAAGACGCCGGTGGAGATCTTCACCAAGCCGTTCGCCCTGCCGTATCAATGGTTCAACGTCGGCAAGCCGTTCCGGAACTTCATCTACGCCTGGAACAACGCGGGCTTCGGCGACGCCGTGCTCACCACCGTGGTCCTGGTCGGGCTGGCGACCGTCGTGACCGTCGTCGTTTCGGCGCCGTGCGCGTACGCCCTGACCAGGCTGGGTGTCCGCGGCGCGGGACCGATGACGAACGTCGTCGCGATCGGCATGGGCGTGCCGTTCCAGACCGTGATCATCCCGCTGTTCGTGGTGCTGAGCAAAGTCCACATGGACAACGAGTACGGCCTGTTCGTGCTGTACGTGGCCCTGTCCATCCCGTTCACGGTGTTCCTGATGACCGGCTTCTTCCGGTCGCTGCCGGACGAACTGGAGGAGGCGGCCGCGCTCGACGGCGCGTCGCCGATGCGCACGTTCTTCTCGGTCATGCTGCCGCTGACCCGCGGCGGCATGATCACCGCGCTGACGCTGAACGCCATCGGCCTGTGGAACGAGACGCTGCTGGCGATCGTGTTCCTCAAGGACCAGGCGCATTTCACGCTCTCCCGCGCGCTCTTCACCTTCTACGGGGCCGCGAGCTACCAGTCGGAGTACGGCGGCCTGATCGCCGGGGTGGCGATCGTCGTGCTCCCGATGCTCGTGCTCTACCTCGTGCTCGCCCGCCGGATCATCACCGGCCTGACCCTCGGCGCCGGAAAGTAG
- a CDS encoding ABC transporter ATP-binding protein, whose protein sequence is MATVTFSDTTRYYAGVERPAVDGLDLEVSDGEFLVLVGPSGCGKSTTLRMLAGLEGVDDGSIHIGDRDVTELPPKDRDIAMVFQNYALYPHMTVGENIGFHLKLAKMPKDERERKVREAAAVLDLTEYLDRKPAKLSGGQRQRVAMGRAIVREPSVFLMDEPLSNLDAKLRVQTRTQIASLQRRLGITTLYVTHDQVEAMTMGDRVAVLKDGLLQQCDTPVGLFAKPVNVFVAGFIGSPAMNLLETTVDTDGAVAGGTRLPLTPAQRSALTGPGIVVGVRPEGWTIGDGGFEAVVEVVEELGSDQYLYCRDGDRVLTVRTPGMAPWQRGEPISLTPQPGAVHLFDAATGDRLPDA, encoded by the coding sequence ATGGCCACCGTGACCTTTTCCGACACCACCCGCTACTACGCCGGGGTGGAACGCCCCGCCGTGGACGGCCTCGATCTCGAGGTCTCCGACGGCGAATTCCTGGTGCTGGTCGGCCCGTCCGGCTGCGGGAAGTCGACCACGCTGCGGATGCTGGCCGGGCTGGAGGGCGTCGACGACGGCTCCATCCACATCGGGGACCGCGACGTCACCGAACTGCCGCCGAAGGACCGGGACATCGCGATGGTGTTCCAGAACTACGCGCTGTACCCGCATATGACGGTGGGGGAGAACATCGGCTTCCACCTGAAGCTGGCGAAGATGCCCAAAGACGAACGCGAACGCAAGGTGCGCGAGGCCGCGGCCGTGCTCGACCTGACCGAGTATCTCGACCGCAAGCCCGCGAAGCTGTCCGGCGGGCAGCGGCAGCGGGTCGCGATGGGCCGGGCGATCGTGCGCGAGCCCAGCGTCTTCCTGATGGACGAACCACTGTCCAATCTGGACGCCAAGCTCCGGGTGCAGACCCGGACCCAGATCGCGTCCCTGCAGCGGCGGCTGGGCATCACCACGCTCTACGTCACGCACGACCAGGTCGAGGCGATGACCATGGGCGATCGGGTCGCCGTGCTGAAGGACGGGCTCCTGCAGCAGTGCGACACGCCCGTCGGGCTGTTCGCCAAGCCGGTCAACGTGTTCGTCGCCGGGTTCATCGGCTCGCCCGCGATGAACCTGCTGGAGACCACCGTGGACACCGACGGCGCCGTCGCCGGTGGAACGCGGCTGCCGCTGACCCCGGCGCAGCGGTCGGCGCTGACCGGCCCCGGCATCGTCGTCGGCGTCCGGCCCGAGGGCTGGACGATCGGGGACGGCGGGTTCGAGGCCGTCGTCGAGGTCGTCGAGGAACTCGGCAGCGACCAGTACCTCTACTGCCGGGACGGCGACCGCGTGCTGACGGTCCGCACCCCTGGCATGGCCCCGTGGCAGCGTGGTGAACCGATCTCGCTGACGCCGCAACCGGGCGCGGTGCACCTGTTCGACGCCGCCACGGGTGACCGGCTCCCGGACGCATGA
- a CDS encoding DUF5107 domain-containing protein, with protein sequence MTRLYRTGLVLPAAGLGPENPLPPLRKPEAVAKVSNVDELPPDLAENIGYGRLDTTLPCLLQDGYTRERTERELPAMVLENDKLRATVLPSLGGRLYSLVHKPSGRELLYRNPVFQPANLALRDAWFAGGVEWNLGSTGHTTLTCEPMFAAEIEGPDGTPLLRLWEWERTRDLPYQIDFWLPDGSDQLLVAVRVRNPHPCDVPVYWWSNIAVPQNAGTRVLAPATQAWHYGYSGRLDLVDVPGELTYPSRAEAAADYFFEVTGRPWVAAVEEDGTGLAQLSTGRLRGRKLFLWGESAGGRRWQEWLAPGAGGYLEIQAGLARTQLEHLRLPPGESWDWLEAYGPVAADPAAVHGSDWAVAREAVAAGLPSAETLDEYHEAWRKIADVTPETFLATGSGWGALESRRAPMCLPGTPFPEDSLGPDQEPWLALLGGAPPDGDPLTVPPPTLVNRYWADLLEYAPKNWLTWYHRGVAHWAAGRQSDAVRAWRESVSADENPWALRNLAVATAGHEAAWLYRRAVALAPSLRPLVVEAIAAQLAAGLPEEASELLDGLPVEGRIALLTARTRLARGDLAGAKAVYDNGFEVANIREGETSLSDTWAAVSDEPLPEHHDFRMK encoded by the coding sequence ATGACCCGCCTGTACCGCACCGGGCTGGTGCTCCCGGCCGCCGGGCTGGGACCGGAGAACCCGCTGCCACCGCTACGGAAACCCGAAGCGGTGGCCAAGGTGTCCAATGTGGACGAACTGCCGCCGGACCTGGCGGAGAACATCGGGTACGGCCGCCTCGACACCACGTTGCCGTGCCTGCTGCAGGACGGCTACACGCGCGAGCGCACCGAACGCGAGCTTCCGGCGATGGTGCTGGAGAACGACAAGCTCCGCGCCACGGTGCTGCCGTCGCTCGGCGGGCGGCTGTATTCGCTGGTCCACAAGCCGTCCGGGCGTGAGCTGCTCTACCGCAACCCGGTGTTCCAGCCGGCGAACCTCGCCCTGCGGGACGCGTGGTTCGCCGGCGGCGTCGAGTGGAACCTCGGGAGCACCGGGCATACGACACTGACGTGCGAGCCGATGTTCGCCGCGGAGATCGAAGGCCCGGACGGTACGCCCTTGCTGCGCCTGTGGGAGTGGGAACGCACTCGCGACCTGCCGTACCAGATCGATTTCTGGCTGCCTGACGGGTCGGACCAGCTGCTGGTGGCGGTACGGGTGCGGAATCCGCATCCCTGCGACGTCCCGGTGTACTGGTGGTCGAACATCGCGGTGCCGCAGAACGCGGGCACCCGCGTGCTGGCGCCCGCGACACAGGCGTGGCACTACGGCTATTCGGGACGCCTCGACCTGGTCGACGTCCCAGGCGAGCTGACCTATCCGTCCCGTGCGGAAGCCGCGGCGGACTACTTCTTCGAGGTGACCGGAAGACCGTGGGTCGCGGCCGTCGAAGAGGACGGGACAGGGCTCGCCCAGCTGTCCACCGGCCGCTTGCGCGGGCGGAAACTGTTCCTGTGGGGCGAGTCCGCCGGCGGTCGCCGCTGGCAGGAGTGGCTGGCGCCCGGCGCGGGCGGTTACCTGGAGATCCAGGCCGGTCTGGCTCGCACCCAGCTGGAGCATCTGCGGTTGCCGCCGGGGGAGAGCTGGGACTGGCTGGAGGCCTACGGCCCGGTCGCCGCGGATCCCGCGGCGGTGCACGGGAGCGACTGGGCGGTGGCTCGCGAGGCCGTCGCCGCCGGTTTGCCGTCGGCCGAGACGCTGGACGAGTACCACGAGGCTTGGCGGAAGATCGCCGACGTCACCCCGGAAACCTTCCTGGCCACCGGTTCCGGCTGGGGAGCGCTGGAGAGCCGGCGGGCGCCGATGTGCCTGCCCGGCACGCCGTTCCCCGAGGATTCACTCGGTCCGGACCAGGAGCCGTGGCTCGCGCTGCTCGGCGGCGCACCGCCGGACGGGGACCCGCTCACCGTGCCCCCGCCGACGCTGGTGAACCGGTACTGGGCGGATCTCCTGGAGTACGCCCCGAAGAACTGGCTGACCTGGTACCACCGCGGCGTCGCGCACTGGGCAGCCGGACGGCAGTCGGACGCGGTCCGCGCCTGGCGCGAGTCCGTTTCGGCGGACGAGAACCCTTGGGCGCTGCGGAATCTCGCGGTCGCCACGGCCGGGCACGAGGCCGCCTGGCTGTACCGGCGGGCGGTTGCCCTCGCCCCGTCGCTGCGCCCTTTGGTGGTCGAGGCGATCGCGGCGCAACTCGCGGCGGGGCTCCCGGAAGAGGCGAGCGAGTTGCTGGACGGTCTTCCGGTGGAAGGGCGGATCGCCCTCCTGACCGCGCGTACCCGGCTCGCCCGAGGCGACCTCGCCGGGGCCAAGGCCGTCTACGACAACGGTTTCGAGGTCGCGAACATCAGGGAAGGGGAAACGTCGCTTTCGGACACCTGGGCGGCGGTTTCCGATGAACCGCTGCCGGAACACCACGACTTCCGGATGAAGTGA
- a CDS encoding SIS domain-containing protein — protein MSGTFMAAEIASQPGCWRDAAALASANSDLLPPPGARVAIVGCGTSWFIGQAYAVLRESAGLGETDAFAASEFPVGRGYDHVVALTRSGTTTEVHALLAKLRGKTPTIAITGVPPEIENAADTIVDLSVVDERSVVQTRFATTALAMLRAHLGEDLTAVADQAERVLAEPLPEELVSAEQFSFLGTGWSVGIANEAALKFREACLLWTESYPAWDYRHGPISISEPGRVTWMFGQAPEGLAEDVARAGGLFVESGLDPLADLVRAQRVAGAIAARKGLDPDNPRSLTRSVVLT, from the coding sequence ATGAGCGGGACCTTCATGGCGGCGGAGATCGCGAGCCAGCCCGGCTGCTGGCGGGACGCGGCGGCCCTGGCCTCGGCGAACAGTGATCTGCTGCCGCCGCCGGGCGCGCGGGTCGCGATCGTCGGCTGCGGCACGTCGTGGTTCATCGGGCAGGCGTACGCCGTCCTTCGCGAGTCCGCGGGGCTCGGCGAGACCGACGCCTTCGCCGCGTCGGAATTCCCGGTGGGTCGTGGCTACGACCATGTCGTGGCGCTGACCCGGTCGGGTACGACGACCGAGGTCCACGCCCTGCTGGCGAAGCTGCGGGGCAAGACGCCGACCATCGCGATCACCGGCGTGCCGCCCGAGATCGAGAACGCTGCGGACACGATCGTCGACCTGTCCGTCGTGGACGAACGCTCGGTCGTGCAGACCCGCTTCGCCACGACCGCGCTGGCGATGCTGCGGGCGCACCTCGGCGAGGACCTGACCGCGGTCGCCGATCAGGCCGAACGCGTGCTCGCCGAACCGTTGCCCGAAGAACTGGTGAGCGCGGAGCAGTTCAGTTTCCTCGGCACCGGCTGGTCGGTGGGCATCGCGAACGAAGCGGCGCTCAAGTTCCGCGAAGCCTGTCTGCTGTGGACCGAGTCGTATCCGGCGTGGGACTACCGGCACGGCCCGATCAGCATCAGCGAACCCGGCCGCGTGACCTGGATGTTCGGGCAGGCGCCGGAGGGGCTGGCCGAGGACGTCGCCCGCGCGGGCGGCCTGTTCGTCGAGAGCGGCCTGGACCCGCTTGCCGACCTGGTCCGCGCGCAGCGCGTCGCCGGGGCGATCGCCGCCCGCAAGGGGCTCGACCCGGACAACCCCCGCAGTCTCACCCGTTCCGTCGTCCTGACCTGA
- a CDS encoding ABC transporter substrate-binding protein, with protein sequence MRVGRLTALTAGAALLLAGCGGGDTAGGTGENALPGVDQFLNAPCPEAGVKPATDKEFTYWSMWTADEPQGKVLQKAFKCFQEKTGVKVDVQWLGRKAYTQNLVPALNTDAVPDLFDQDVSKVGAAIMTPGGTQSVDDVFAMKVGEGDKTVKDVLSPSSYDFPQNKDREGHNFMVPYTIQSSAWWFNKDTAGDIQQPKTMDELIGLFDKAKADGKSAISLDGDIPFYNMYFFTQLAERYVGAGGIYKAATDKTGQAWKTEPGFLKAAAETAKLPKHFIDGWDAAKFPQVQQRWADGDSRFLYVGSWAPSETREYLDKQGAGTKINYGSFQFPMPAGATHDTVEQMSIGFSVTKKAKHAEAAKAFIAYFLNKDLLSGIPAVADNLVPRADLAVPDDLKQVKAALDDPKKEHVLQYDGIDGIAGGKWQTDVFDPADIALLKGQITPEQFVDQLATKGAEFWKNQG encoded by the coding sequence ATGCGGGTAGGCAGGCTCACGGCATTGACGGCAGGGGCGGCGCTCCTGCTCGCGGGATGCGGCGGCGGGGACACGGCCGGAGGCACCGGCGAGAACGCCCTCCCTGGCGTCGACCAGTTCCTCAACGCGCCCTGTCCCGAAGCGGGGGTGAAACCCGCCACGGACAAGGAATTCACGTACTGGTCCATGTGGACGGCCGACGAGCCGCAAGGCAAGGTCCTGCAGAAGGCCTTCAAATGTTTCCAGGAGAAGACCGGCGTCAAGGTCGACGTGCAGTGGCTGGGCCGCAAGGCCTACACCCAGAACCTGGTGCCCGCGCTGAACACCGACGCCGTGCCGGACCTGTTCGATCAGGACGTCAGCAAGGTCGGCGCCGCGATCATGACGCCGGGCGGCACGCAGAGCGTCGACGACGTTTTCGCGATGAAGGTCGGCGAGGGTGACAAGACCGTCAAGGACGTGCTTTCGCCCAGCTCGTACGACTTCCCGCAGAACAAGGACCGCGAGGGCCACAACTTCATGGTCCCGTACACGATCCAGTCGAGCGCCTGGTGGTTCAACAAGGACACCGCCGGCGACATCCAGCAGCCGAAGACGATGGACGAGCTGATCGGCCTGTTCGACAAGGCCAAGGCCGACGGCAAGTCCGCGATCAGCCTCGACGGCGATATCCCGTTCTACAACATGTACTTCTTCACCCAGCTCGCCGAGCGCTACGTCGGCGCGGGCGGCATCTACAAGGCGGCCACCGACAAGACCGGCCAGGCGTGGAAGACCGAGCCCGGTTTCCTCAAGGCCGCCGCCGAAACCGCGAAGCTGCCCAAGCACTTCATCGACGGCTGGGACGCGGCGAAGTTCCCGCAGGTGCAGCAGCGCTGGGCCGACGGCGACTCCCGTTTCCTCTATGTCGGCAGCTGGGCGCCGAGCGAGACCCGCGAATACCTGGACAAGCAGGGCGCCGGGACGAAGATCAACTACGGCTCCTTCCAGTTCCCGATGCCCGCGGGCGCCACGCACGACACCGTCGAGCAGATGTCGATCGGCTTCTCGGTGACCAAGAAGGCCAAGCACGCCGAGGCTGCCAAGGCGTTCATCGCCTACTTCCTCAACAAGGACCTGCTTTCCGGGATCCCCGCGGTGGCCGACAACCTCGTGCCGCGCGCCGACCTCGCCGTGCCGGACGACCTCAAGCAGGTCAAGGCCGCGCTGGACGACCCGAAGAAGGAACACGTCCTGCAGTACGACGGGATCGACGGCATCGCCGGCGGCAAATGGCAGACCGACGTCTTCGACCCGGCCGACATCGCGCTGCTGAAGGGCCAGATCACCCCGGAGCAGTTCGTGGACCAGCTCGCCACCAAGGGCGCCGAGTTCTGGAAGAACCAGGGTTGA
- a CDS encoding class II fructose-bisphosphate aldolase, giving the protein MPLVGTGEIVGAAASARQGCGAFNAIQLEHITAIVDGAAEAEAPVIVQLSQNAVKYHGSLVPVGTAALAAARDAAMPVAVHLDHAESADLVREAVSLGFGSVMFDASKLDYTDNVRVTREVAAYCHDHGVWVEAELGEVGGKDGVHAPGARTDPDEAAEFVASTGVDALAVAVGSSHAMLTRDAALDFELIARLKERVPVPLVLHGSSGVPDDGLAEAVRAGMTKINIATQLNKVFTAAVADDWRAHPDRVDPRKYLGAGRAAVAVEVRRLLGVLKLDQG; this is encoded by the coding sequence ATGCCTCTGGTGGGAACCGGGGAGATCGTCGGAGCCGCCGCGTCGGCCCGGCAAGGCTGCGGCGCGTTCAACGCGATCCAGCTCGAACACATCACCGCGATCGTCGACGGGGCCGCCGAGGCGGAAGCGCCGGTGATCGTGCAGCTGAGCCAGAACGCCGTGAAATACCACGGCTCACTGGTGCCGGTCGGCACGGCGGCGCTGGCCGCGGCCAGGGATGCGGCCATGCCGGTCGCGGTGCATCTCGACCACGCCGAATCGGCCGACCTTGTCCGTGAGGCCGTATCGCTCGGCTTCGGCTCCGTCATGTTCGACGCGTCCAAACTGGACTACACCGACAACGTACGCGTGACGCGTGAAGTCGCCGCGTACTGCCACGACCACGGAGTGTGGGTCGAAGCCGAACTCGGCGAGGTCGGGGGCAAGGACGGCGTCCACGCACCCGGCGCGCGCACCGATCCGGACGAGGCGGCGGAGTTCGTCGCGTCCACCGGCGTCGACGCGCTGGCGGTGGCGGTGGGCAGTTCGCACGCCATGCTCACCCGCGACGCCGCGCTGGACTTCGAGCTGATCGCACGGCTGAAGGAGCGGGTCCCGGTGCCGCTGGTGCTGCACGGTTCGTCCGGCGTGCCCGACGACGGGCTGGCCGAAGCGGTGCGCGCCGGGATGACGAAGATCAATATCGCCACCCAGCTCAACAAGGTGTTCACCGCGGCCGTCGCGGACGATTGGCGTGCGCATCCGGACCGGGTGGACCCGCGGAAGTACCTCGGTGCCGGACGGGCCGCGGTCGCCGTCGAGGTGCGGCGGCTCTTGGGAGTGCTCAAGCTTGATCAGGGTTGA
- a CDS encoding MoaF C-terminal domain-containing protein — translation MELDVRFFPVTGTHQLSNDLVGLRANFHYGSGNVLEQHYADKTTMIWTGVSGDFTGVRQKEKTLRVFAVGPAQYFVTWYETGTVATAAHGEIFDGGYPITVMADFERLVATAAYTNPREDGGQYFLVDQATIEILDKPHGWPSFPATRA, via the coding sequence GTGGAACTCGATGTCCGCTTCTTCCCCGTGACCGGCACCCACCAGCTCAGCAACGATCTCGTCGGACTGCGCGCGAACTTCCACTACGGCTCGGGGAACGTGCTGGAGCAGCACTACGCGGACAAGACGACGATGATCTGGACCGGCGTGTCCGGCGACTTCACCGGCGTCCGGCAGAAGGAAAAGACGCTGCGCGTGTTCGCGGTCGGTCCCGCCCAGTATTTCGTGACCTGGTACGAAACCGGGACCGTCGCGACGGCCGCGCACGGCGAGATCTTCGACGGCGGCTACCCCATCACGGTGATGGCGGACTTCGAACGCCTCGTCGCGACGGCGGCTTACACGAATCCCCGCGAAGACGGCGGACAGTATTTCCTGGTCGACCAGGCGACCATCGAGATCCTGGACAAGCCGCACGGATGGCCTTCCTTCCCGGCCACTCGCGCCTGA
- a CDS encoding carboxymuconolactone decarboxylase family protein: MEARFNLFENEVAVKFVKRLGAASRPIEESSLPHATQELVKLRASQINGCGFCTDMHSKDAAHAGETSVRLNLVAAWREAKVFTEAERAALALTEEGTRISDAHGGVSEETWADVRKHYNDDEIGALISLVATINAYNRLNVIAGTSAGDYQPGMFG; encoded by the coding sequence ATGGAAGCGCGCTTCAACCTGTTCGAGAACGAGGTCGCCGTCAAGTTCGTCAAGCGCCTCGGCGCCGCGAGCCGCCCGATCGAGGAGTCCTCGCTGCCGCACGCGACCCAGGAGCTGGTGAAGCTGCGCGCCAGCCAGATCAACGGCTGCGGCTTCTGCACCGACATGCACAGCAAGGACGCCGCGCACGCCGGCGAGACCTCGGTGCGGCTCAACCTGGTCGCCGCCTGGAGGGAGGCGAAGGTGTTCACCGAGGCGGAGCGCGCGGCACTGGCGCTCACCGAGGAGGGCACCCGCATCTCCGACGCGCACGGCGGCGTCAGCGAGGAGACCTGGGCCGACGTGCGCAAGCACTACAACGACGACGAGATCGGCGCGCTGATCTCGCTGGTGGCCACGATCAACGCGTACAACCGGCTCAACGTCATCGCGGGAACCTCGGCAGGCGACTACCAGCCCGGCATGTTCGGCTGA
- a CDS encoding carbohydrate ABC transporter permease, with protein MATVTTTPARAVKAGAHLRRKKRLFWPFAAPALVLYLAFLVLPTIATVVLSFTSWAGAGDTPKPNGVTNYTQMVSSDSFQYAFGNTLIYVFLGGIGTFALAFLFTMVLRDMKGGKIVRAILFFPNIVAPVALGMFLGFVFKYQPGKQGLANYVLESLGADAAKFLAPSNVTGVVTASLIWASSGFYITILMAAVDRIPPYLYEDAELGGASPWQKFKNITLPMTWDVVGVAGVLWTINALKIFELVFVLAGPGTYAPPNEAWTLGIYVFDRTFGSNGTPDFGAACACAVAMIALVSVLVVLLRRLMRRDAIQF; from the coding sequence ATGGCCACGGTCACGACGACTCCGGCACGGGCCGTGAAAGCCGGCGCGCACCTGCGTCGCAAGAAACGGCTGTTCTGGCCGTTCGCCGCGCCTGCGCTGGTGCTGTACCTGGCCTTCCTGGTGCTGCCGACGATCGCGACCGTGGTGCTGAGCTTCACCAGCTGGGCCGGGGCGGGGGACACACCGAAACCCAACGGCGTCACCAACTACACGCAGATGGTGTCGAGCGACTCGTTCCAGTACGCGTTCGGCAACACGCTGATCTACGTGTTCCTCGGCGGGATCGGCACGTTCGCCCTGGCCTTCCTGTTCACCATGGTGCTGCGGGACATGAAGGGCGGGAAGATCGTCCGCGCCATCCTGTTCTTCCCGAACATCGTGGCACCGGTGGCGCTCGGGATGTTCCTGGGCTTCGTCTTCAAGTACCAGCCGGGGAAACAGGGCCTGGCGAACTACGTGCTGGAAAGCCTCGGCGCGGACGCGGCGAAGTTCCTCGCACCGTCCAATGTGACCGGTGTGGTGACGGCATCGCTGATCTGGGCCAGTTCGGGCTTCTACATCACCATCCTGATGGCCGCGGTCGACCGTATCCCGCCGTACCTCTACGAGGACGCGGAACTGGGCGGCGCGTCGCCGTGGCAGAAGTTCAAGAACATCACGCTGCCGATGACCTGGGACGTCGTCGGCGTCGCCGGGGTGCTGTGGACGATCAACGCGCTCAAGATCTTCGAGCTGGTGTTCGTGCTGGCCGGGCCGGGCACCTACGCCCCGCCCAACGAGGCGTGGACGCTGGGGATCTACGTGTTCGACCGGACCTTCGGCTCGAACGGCACCCCGGACTTCGGTGCCGCCTGCGCCTGCGCGGTGGCGATGATCGCGCTGGTGTCCGTGCTCGTCGTCCTGCTCCGTCGTTTGATGCGCCGTGACGCGATCCAGTTCTGA
- a CDS encoding 1-phosphofructokinase family hexose kinase: protein MIVTVTPNTALDVTYTVDGLRPGEVHRVRDVRHRAGGKGVNVARVLRALGADVRAILTAGGATGSVVEDDLAAAGIPAEVVPIGGETRRTTTVLADDGSVTLLNEPGPRLAEDEWQAFAASVRTRKPDVLVCSGSLPPGAGSYADLLGDSESILDTSGQALLDGLAGRPSVVKPNADELREVTGLRDPVAAAAELRRAGAGAVVVSLGSEGLLAVTGSGSWHAAPSTVLRGNTTGAGDAVVAALALGLSEGESWPDILRRAVALSGAAVLGPLAGDVDLAHYQAEQGLVAVRARPD from the coding sequence GTGATCGTCACCGTCACGCCGAACACCGCGCTGGACGTCACGTACACGGTGGACGGTCTCCGGCCGGGCGAGGTGCATCGGGTGAGGGACGTGCGGCACCGGGCGGGCGGCAAGGGTGTCAACGTCGCCCGTGTGCTGCGCGCGCTCGGTGCCGACGTCCGCGCGATCCTCACCGCCGGTGGTGCGACGGGGTCCGTCGTCGAGGACGACCTCGCGGCGGCGGGCATTCCGGCCGAGGTCGTCCCGATCGGCGGGGAGACCCGGCGCACCACCACGGTCCTGGCGGACGACGGTTCGGTCACGCTGCTGAACGAGCCCGGTCCCCGGCTCGCCGAAGACGAGTGGCAAGCGTTTGCGGCGTCCGTTCGAACCCGGAAACCGGATGTGCTCGTCTGTTCGGGCAGCCTCCCGCCGGGAGCCGGGAGCTACGCGGACCTCCTCGGAGACTCTGAGTCCATTTTGGACACTTCCGGCCAAGCCCTGCTCGACGGCTTGGCCGGACGGCCGTCCGTGGTCAAGCCGAACGCCGACGAACTGCGCGAGGTCACCGGCCTGCGGGACCCGGTGGCCGCCGCGGCCGAACTCCGCAGGGCGGGAGCGGGCGCCGTCGTCGTCTCGCTGGGCTCCGAGGGGCTGCTGGCGGTGACCGGCTCCGGCAGCTGGCACGCGGCACCATCCACTGTGCTGCGTGGCAACACCACCGGCGCGGGCGACGCCGTCGTCGCGGCGCTCGCACTGGGCTTGAGCGAAGGCGAATCGTGGCCGGACATCCTGCGCCGGGCCGTCGCGCTGTCCGGCGCGGCCGTGCTCGGCCCGCTCGCCGGCGACGTCGACCTCGCGCACTACCAAGCCGAACAGGGGCTGGTCGCCGTGCGCGCCCGCCCGGATTAG